In the genome of Cellvibrio sp. KY-YJ-3, one region contains:
- a CDS encoding PAS domain S-box protein, giving the protein MPDDSLPSGHQNSATHVVRESSPYSFEREHLEPEQVRQLYKGFPLSLIASLVIALMLSVSQWKVIAHADIILWNLILSSVLLARLVLWLSWNNLHQLYSTRFWLNSFRVGAWLTGLAWGSAAFLLFATEASIYQALLAFTLAGIATGSITSLTVDKYCSIGFVILAISPLSVVMLLQDGPTAFFMSGMTVIFIFFVIAGTARTRNTMIDQLTKQFDLLRLSEALDKKQRLDQIVNSAQSIFINENKIQAALENLLRDTLPLCDSKLGFIGQVNKDEQGQPYMRALVFSSSKSNDLQLSLFREKNLPTNGEYRNLTTMFGSIMLSGKPLITSHLGRDLRAAVLPPGHPAIESFIGIPIFNGKEQVAMLGLANAPAGYSSDTITDLEPILKSIAQFVQTLNHQQQHEQDQAALEASNQQHQTILNDIADGVVIINKLGIIESFNHAAETIFGYRAPQIIGKNVSVLMPEPYQSMHDGYLKNHLHTGKKNIIGIGREVRGLRRNGQEFPMDLMVSRVYQQGEPVFIGIVRDITEKKRIDDLRTQFISAASREILGPLNLISEAITLLRKRAVEELPEHIANLTEIAQTNSYQLQKLMGDLIEMQNLSRGDMPFNLSHQAALPLVRAAISQQQTFSDIYQSKAIITENLNNPMIHTDAHRFEQAIGHILQFLLKVSGRHGVVPIALSEERGHIKIEMRSNNHKLDTDARSNLQQQLGKRPGITHSNYNNGSELGLTIAKEIIEKMHGKIELQDSAEVLNFALTFPQAPQSY; this is encoded by the coding sequence ATGCCCGACGATTCACTGCCCTCCGGCCATCAAAACTCAGCCACACATGTTGTCCGGGAGTCTTCGCCCTATTCATTTGAACGCGAACACCTTGAACCGGAACAGGTGCGCCAACTCTACAAAGGTTTTCCACTTTCGCTGATCGCCTCTTTGGTTATAGCGCTTATGCTCAGCGTATCCCAGTGGAAAGTAATCGCCCACGCCGACATTATTTTGTGGAATCTGATTTTGAGTAGCGTGTTATTAGCACGCCTCGTGCTCTGGCTCAGCTGGAATAATCTGCATCAGCTCTATTCGACACGTTTTTGGTTAAACAGCTTTCGTGTGGGCGCTTGGCTTACCGGTCTGGCATGGGGTTCAGCCGCTTTTTTATTATTTGCGACCGAAGCCAGTATTTATCAGGCGCTACTAGCATTTACGCTTGCAGGTATTGCAACCGGCTCTATTACTTCACTCACTGTCGACAAATATTGCAGCATCGGTTTTGTGATACTGGCTATCAGCCCACTCAGCGTGGTGATGTTATTACAAGACGGCCCCACGGCCTTTTTCATGTCAGGCATGACGGTCATTTTTATATTTTTTGTCATTGCTGGCACAGCGCGCACTCGCAACACAATGATTGACCAACTCACCAAACAATTTGATTTGCTACGCCTAAGCGAAGCACTGGACAAAAAACAACGGCTCGATCAAATTGTTAACAGCGCACAATCTATCTTTATCAATGAAAATAAAATTCAGGCCGCACTGGAAAATTTATTGCGTGATACGCTGCCATTATGCGATAGCAAACTCGGCTTTATAGGTCAGGTAAATAAAGATGAACAAGGGCAGCCCTATATGCGGGCACTGGTATTTTCCAGCAGCAAAAGCAACGACCTACAGCTGAGTTTGTTTCGTGAAAAAAACCTGCCCACAAATGGAGAGTATCGCAATCTCACCACCATGTTTGGCAGCATAATGCTATCGGGAAAACCGCTGATTACCAGTCACTTGGGGCGCGACTTGCGTGCAGCAGTTCTCCCCCCCGGTCACCCTGCTATTGAAAGTTTTATTGGCATTCCCATTTTTAATGGCAAAGAACAGGTTGCCATGCTCGGGCTGGCCAACGCCCCTGCGGGCTACAGCAGCGACACCATTACCGATCTTGAGCCCATTCTGAAAAGTATCGCCCAATTTGTGCAAACGCTTAATCACCAACAACAGCATGAACAAGATCAAGCCGCACTGGAGGCGAGCAACCAACAGCATCAAACCATTTTGAATGACATTGCAGATGGTGTAGTTATCATTAATAAATTGGGCATTATTGAAAGTTTTAATCACGCTGCGGAAACCATCTTTGGTTATCGCGCCCCGCAAATTATTGGAAAAAATGTCAGCGTGCTCATGCCCGAACCCTATCAATCCATGCACGATGGCTATTTAAAAAATCACCTGCATACCGGCAAGAAAAATATTATTGGTATTGGCCGTGAAGTACGGGGGCTACGTCGCAACGGCCAGGAGTTTCCGATGGATCTCATGGTGTCGCGGGTCTATCAACAAGGCGAACCGGTATTTATCGGAATTGTTCGCGATATTACTGAAAAAAAACGTATCGACGATTTACGCACTCAATTTATCAGCGCTGCCAGCCGCGAAATTCTTGGGCCGCTCAACCTTATTAGCGAAGCTATTACACTATTACGCAAACGCGCCGTAGAGGAATTGCCCGAACACATTGCCAACCTCACTGAAATCGCACAAACCAATAGCTATCAACTGCAAAAGCTTATGGGTGATTTGATTGAAATGCAGAATCTTTCCCGTGGAGATATGCCCTTTAATTTAAGCCATCAAGCAGCTTTGCCATTAGTTCGCGCAGCGATAAGCCAGCAGCAGACCTTTAGTGATATTTACCAGAGTAAAGCGATTATTACCGAAAACCTGAACAATCCAATGATCCACACCGATGCGCACCGTTTTGAGCAAGCAATTGGTCATATATTGCAATTCTTGTTAAAAGTATCAGGTCGCCATGGTGTGGTGCCGATTGCGCTGTCGGAAGAGCGCGGGCATATAAAAATAGAAATGCGAAGTAATAATCACAAACTGGATACAGATGCGCGCAGCAATCTGCAACAACAACTGGGCAAACGCCCAGGCATTACCCACAGCAATTACAACAACGGCAGCGAATTAGGCCTAACAATAGCCAAAGAAATTATTGAAAAAATGCACGGAAAAATCGAATTGCAGGATTCAGCAGAGGTATTAAATTTCGCGCTAACCTTCCCTCAAGCACCGCAATCCTATTAA
- a CDS encoding chemotaxis response regulator protein-glutamate methylesterase, protein MIVLAIKVLVVDDSALVRSLLAEIIRAAPGLELVGLAPDAYVARDMVKQFVPDVITLDIEMPRMDGLSFLEKLMRARPTPVIMISTLTEVGAEATLQALELGAVDFIPKPKLGIASGIREYAELIVEKIKTAATIKVKPFKGDASPNVKPEQKIAIAGRLQSTEKIIAIGASTGGTEAIKDLLMQLPAAMSGIVMTQHMPPGFTRTFAERLNKLTRLHVVEAKGGERILPGHAFLAPGGHHLIVARSGADYVVKLSDAEPVHRHRPAVDVMMESVALAGGKNVVGVLLTGMGKDGAKGMLAIRQQGGYTLAQDEASCVVYGMPKEAVQIGGVDQVVALDKMGALLLEKIKTMGSGNRL, encoded by the coding sequence GTGATAGTTTTGGCGATAAAGGTACTTGTTGTTGACGACTCCGCACTAGTGCGCAGTTTGCTGGCGGAAATTATTCGCGCCGCGCCTGGTCTTGAGTTGGTTGGTTTGGCACCCGATGCTTATGTTGCACGGGATATGGTAAAGCAGTTTGTGCCCGATGTGATTACGCTTGATATAGAAATGCCACGCATGGATGGATTGAGTTTTTTGGAAAAGCTGATGCGGGCGCGCCCGACACCGGTGATTATGATTTCCACCTTAACTGAAGTCGGTGCAGAGGCGACCTTACAGGCGTTGGAGTTGGGAGCAGTGGATTTTATTCCCAAGCCAAAATTGGGAATCGCCAGTGGTATTCGTGAATATGCCGAGCTGATTGTAGAAAAGATTAAAACGGCTGCCACCATAAAAGTTAAACCGTTTAAGGGCGATGCAAGCCCCAACGTCAAGCCGGAACAGAAAATAGCTATTGCCGGACGTTTGCAAAGCACGGAAAAAATAATCGCAATTGGTGCTTCGACTGGCGGCACCGAAGCGATTAAGGATTTATTAATGCAGTTGCCTGCTGCTATGTCCGGTATTGTGATGACCCAACATATGCCGCCGGGATTTACACGCACTTTTGCCGAGCGATTAAATAAGCTGACACGGTTGCATGTTGTTGAGGCCAAGGGCGGTGAGCGCATTTTGCCGGGGCATGCGTTTCTTGCACCCGGTGGGCATCATTTAATTGTGGCGCGTTCTGGAGCTGATTATGTGGTCAAACTTTCTGATGCAGAGCCGGTACACCGCCATCGCCCGGCGGTGGATGTAATGATGGAATCGGTAGCGCTCGCGGGCGGTAAAAATGTAGTGGGAGTTTTACTGACTGGTATGGGCAAAGACGGTGCCAAGGGTATGTTGGCGATTCGTCAGCAGGGTGGTTATACGCTCGCACAGGATGAGGCGAGCTGTGTGGTTTATGGTATGCCGAAAGAAGCCGTGCAAATTGGTGGTGTGGATCAGGTAGTTGCCTTGGATAAAATGGGTGCACTATTGCTGGAGAAAATAAAAACCATGGGCAGTGGCAACCGCCTTTAA
- the cheD gene encoding chemoreceptor glutamine deamidase CheD, producing the protein MNFEQNVHFAPNVYYDRYFDCDAVKILPGEYCVTAANKMIVTVLGSCVAVCLRDRYSGSGGMNHFLLPNDESNQTGLLTESARYGSYAMELLINHLLKIGANRNRLEAKVFGGGNVLRGLTINNVGERNAEFVLDYLHNEGIPIVAQDLLGPYPRKVYFFPQTGKVLIKKIKSIHNSTILDRESEYRMRVKYTPKSGDVELFT; encoded by the coding sequence ATGAACTTTGAACAGAATGTCCATTTCGCTCCCAATGTCTATTACGACCGTTATTTCGATTGCGACGCGGTAAAAATTTTACCTGGCGAATATTGTGTGACTGCCGCCAATAAAATGATTGTTACTGTGCTGGGCTCCTGTGTCGCCGTTTGTTTGCGTGATCGCTACTCGGGGTCAGGGGGCATGAATCATTTTTTATTGCCGAATGATGAGAGTAACCAAACCGGCCTGCTAACTGAGTCGGCTCGCTATGGCAGTTACGCTATGGAGTTGTTAATTAACCATTTGCTTAAAATTGGCGCCAATCGCAATAGGCTTGAGGCCAAAGTATTTGGCGGGGGAAATGTGCTGCGCGGCCTAACAATTAATAATGTGGGCGAACGCAATGCGGAGTTTGTATTGGATTATTTGCATAACGAAGGTATTCCAATCGTGGCGCAGGACCTGCTTGGGCCTTATCCACGCAAAGTATATTTTTTCCCACAGACCGGAAAAGTGCTTATTAAGAAAATTAAATCTATTCACAACTCCACTATTCTTGATCGTGAAAGTGAATACCGTATGCGCGTTAAATACACACCCAAAAGCGGTGATGTCGAATTGTTTACCTAG
- a CDS encoding CheR family methyltransferase, translated as MGRVLMRDREFNYRDADFERIKAIIYRKAGIHLGDSKKQLVYSRLARRLRVLGLVDFAVYLNHLEQTPAEQEEFVNALTTNLTAFFRESHHFNILADYAKTHRSGSPKLRVWCAASSTGEEPYSIAITLVEAFGRYDPPVEIIASDIDSNVLAEASRGIYSMDRIDSLSLQQKKQFFLRGKGGNAGKAKVIEPLRRLVEFKKINLLERHWPLQGVFDVIFCRNVMIYFDKPTQLSLLERMVRLLRPNGLYIAGHSESFAQASHLVKLVNKTTYQPARTMAEGVGHEL; from the coding sequence ATGGGAAGAGTTTTAATGCGTGACCGCGAGTTTAATTATCGCGACGCTGATTTTGAGCGAATCAAAGCGATTATTTATCGTAAGGCTGGCATTCATTTGGGGGATAGCAAAAAACAGTTGGTCTATAGCCGTTTGGCGCGTCGTTTGCGGGTGTTGGGGCTGGTTGATTTTGCCGTTTATTTAAATCATCTAGAGCAAACACCTGCCGAGCAGGAAGAGTTTGTTAATGCACTGACAACAAACCTGACGGCATTTTTTCGCGAATCCCATCATTTCAATATACTGGCTGATTATGCCAAAACACATCGCAGTGGTTCACCCAAATTGCGGGTGTGGTGTGCTGCATCCAGTACCGGTGAAGAACCTTATTCCATTGCGATTACGCTGGTTGAGGCATTTGGCCGTTACGATCCTCCGGTTGAAATTATCGCCTCAGATATAGATAGCAATGTATTGGCTGAAGCGAGTCGTGGAATTTATTCCATGGATCGCATTGACTCTTTATCGCTACAGCAAAAAAAACAGTTTTTTCTTCGCGGTAAAGGTGGCAATGCTGGCAAGGCTAAAGTTATTGAGCCTTTGCGGCGTTTGGTTGAATTTAAAAAAATTAATTTACTCGAGCGGCATTGGCCATTACAGGGTGTGTTTGATGTTATTTTTTGCCGCAATGTAATGATTTATTTTGATAAACCGACCCAGCTAAGTTTGCTGGAACGTATGGTTCGCTTACTGCGACCGAATGGTTTGTATATTGCCGGGCACTCTGAAAGTTTTGCGCAGGCTAGTCACTTGGTGAAATTGGTGAATAAAACCACCTATCAGCCAGCAAGGACTATGGCTGAAGGTGTTGGGCATGAACTTTGA
- a CDS encoding methyl-accepting chemotaxis protein → MKLFELFAGDKDLIKVNAQELENVRGQLAAIHRVQAVIEFALDGTILNANQNFLALTGYSLDEVKGRHHSMFVDSEYRASDAYRKFWECLARGDFEAGQYKRIGKGGKEVWIQASYNPILDTDGRVIKVVKYATDITQNAIKNVNAQREMDRILSALDSTSSNVMVADNDRTIIYMNKAVEKMLRAVENELRKALPHFSVDKVLGSNMDIFHRNPAHQSQLLANLRDTYVGNIVVAGCSFRLIANPIFSDSGERLGSVVEWIDRTKEVAAEHEMSRILGALETTTTNVMIADPERKIIYMNKSVEMMLRIAEADIKSVLPHFSVDKIVGSNMDIFHKNPAHQMKLLENLTTTYTGNIVVGKRSFRLVANPIFSKDGARLGSVVEWLDRTEEVAVEQEVNHLVEAAAAGDFSVRLKTEGKNGFFLKLAEGLNSLVTTADKGLKDVARVLGAIAQGNLTETIDADYSGTFGDLKNYCNETTSSLTSMLGEIRMAADTIFTASSEIAQGNADLSSRTEQQAANLEETASSMEELTSTVKLNADNAKQANVLAEQASAVATDGGTLIQQVVTTMNAINESARKISDIIGVIDGIAFQTNILALNAAVEAARAGDQGRGFAVVASEVRTLAQRSANAAKDIKALISDSVQKIDSGNQLVGKSGDTMKEIVNAIKRVNDIMAEIAAASAEQSTGIEEVSTAVSQMDEMTQQNAALVEQAAAAAESLQAQADQLTQSVAQFHLAVDSAVEPAPKKRLSAPGKKPVKAAPARKLAPPKAAQEDEWEEF, encoded by the coding sequence ATGAAACTATTTGAATTATTTGCTGGCGATAAAGATCTGATTAAAGTCAACGCACAAGAATTGGAGAATGTTCGCGGCCAATTGGCGGCGATTCATCGCGTGCAAGCGGTTATTGAATTTGCATTGGATGGCACCATCCTCAATGCCAATCAAAATTTTCTGGCGTTAACCGGATATAGTTTGGATGAAGTTAAAGGTCGCCATCACAGTATGTTTGTAGATTCTGAATATCGTGCGAGTGATGCCTACCGAAAGTTTTGGGAATGTTTGGCGCGCGGCGATTTTGAGGCTGGCCAATATAAACGCATCGGCAAGGGCGGCAAAGAAGTATGGATTCAGGCTAGTTACAATCCAATCCTTGATACCGATGGGCGAGTGATTAAGGTTGTGAAATACGCGACTGATATCACCCAAAACGCTATTAAGAATGTCAATGCGCAGCGCGAGATGGATCGTATTTTAAGTGCGCTTGATTCAACCTCTTCCAATGTCATGGTTGCTGATAATGATCGCACTATTATTTACATGAACAAGGCTGTCGAAAAAATGTTGCGCGCAGTAGAAAACGAATTACGCAAAGCATTGCCACATTTTTCGGTGGATAAAGTGCTGGGCAGTAATATGGATATTTTTCATCGCAACCCTGCACATCAAAGTCAATTGCTCGCCAATCTCCGTGATACCTATGTGGGTAATATAGTAGTGGCTGGCTGCAGTTTTCGCTTGATTGCCAATCCTATCTTTTCGGATTCTGGCGAGCGTTTGGGTTCCGTTGTGGAATGGATAGACAGAACCAAAGAGGTGGCTGCCGAGCATGAAATGAGCCGGATTCTTGGTGCGCTTGAAACCACGACTACCAATGTGATGATCGCCGACCCGGAACGAAAAATTATTTACATGAATAAATCGGTGGAGATGATGCTGCGTATTGCAGAGGCAGATATTAAGTCCGTGTTACCGCATTTTTCTGTGGATAAAATCGTTGGTAGTAATATGGATATATTCCATAAAAACCCCGCACATCAAATGAAGTTGCTAGAAAATTTAACCACTACGTACACCGGCAATATTGTTGTTGGCAAGCGTTCATTTCGGTTGGTTGCCAACCCCATTTTTTCCAAAGATGGTGCGCGCCTCGGATCTGTCGTTGAATGGTTGGATCGCACTGAAGAAGTTGCGGTTGAGCAGGAAGTTAATCATTTGGTTGAAGCTGCGGCTGCAGGCGATTTTAGTGTGCGACTGAAAACCGAAGGTAAAAATGGTTTTTTCCTCAAGCTGGCGGAAGGGCTAAATAGTTTGGTCACCACTGCTGATAAAGGCCTGAAAGACGTAGCTCGGGTGTTGGGCGCGATTGCACAGGGCAATCTTACCGAGACTATTGATGCTGATTATTCGGGCACCTTTGGCGATTTGAAAAATTATTGTAATGAAACAACCTCCAGTCTCACCAGTATGCTCGGTGAAATTCGTATGGCAGCGGATACTATTTTCACTGCCTCCAGTGAAATTGCCCAAGGCAATGCCGATCTTTCCAGCCGCACTGAACAGCAAGCGGCAAATTTGGAAGAGACGGCTTCCTCTATGGAAGAATTAACCTCCACCGTTAAATTAAATGCCGATAACGCCAAACAGGCTAACGTACTGGCGGAACAGGCATCGGCAGTTGCGACAGATGGCGGTACTTTGATTCAGCAAGTTGTCACCACCATGAATGCAATTAATGAATCGGCGCGGAAAATCTCTGACATTATTGGTGTTATTGATGGTATCGCGTTCCAGACTAACATTCTTGCGCTCAATGCAGCGGTAGAGGCGGCGCGTGCCGGCGATCAGGGGCGTGGTTTTGCAGTGGTTGCATCCGAGGTGCGAACCCTGGCGCAGCGCTCGGCTAATGCAGCAAAAGATATTAAAGCGCTGATATCGGATTCAGTACAAAAAATTGATAGTGGTAATCAGTTGGTTGGAAAATCCGGCGATACCATGAAAGAAATTGTGAATGCGATAAAACGTGTGAATGACATTATGGCTGAGATTGCCGCTGCTTCGGCTGAGCAGTCCACTGGTATTGAGGAGGTTTCTACTGCTGTATCACAAATGGATGAAATGACTCAGCAGAATGCGGCGCTAGTGGAACAGGCAGCAGCGGCAGCCGAAAGCTTGCAAGCACAAGCGGATCAGTTAACCCAAAGTGTTGCACAGTTTCATCTTGCAGTAGATAGCGCTGTAGAGCCTGCGCCAAAAAAACGGTTAAGTGCGCCCGGTAAGAAACCTGTTAAAGCTGCTCCTGCAAGAAAACTCGCACCGCCCAAAGCAGCTCAGGAAGATGAATGGGAAGAGTTTTAA
- a CDS encoding chemotaxis protein CheW, which yields MDQLSQSISASTVQEFLTFSLGDENYAIDILTVKEIRGYESVTKIANAPPFIKGVINLRGDIVPIVDLRIKFNVGQVTYDEFTIVIVLHIRSRIVGIVVDGVSDVVGLSKEQLRPPPDFGVAFNSRYLLGLASVNEQMIILVDINELISSEELGLFDTADAPATKN from the coding sequence ATGGATCAACTGTCGCAATCAATTTCTGCGAGTACCGTGCAGGAATTCCTCACTTTTAGTTTGGGTGATGAAAATTATGCAATTGATATTCTGACCGTAAAAGAAATTCGCGGTTATGAGTCGGTAACAAAAATTGCTAATGCACCGCCCTTTATTAAGGGGGTGATTAATCTGCGTGGCGATATAGTTCCAATTGTTGATTTGCGCATTAAATTCAACGTAGGACAGGTAACTTACGACGAATTTACGATTGTGATAGTGCTGCATATTCGCAGCCGCATTGTGGGCATTGTGGTAGACGGCGTATCAGATGTTGTCGGTTTGAGTAAGGAACAGTTGCGACCGCCACCCGATTTTGGCGTGGCGTTTAACAGCCGTTATTTGTTGGGGCTGGCAAGTGTTAATGAGCAGATGATTATTTTGGTTGATATTAACGAACTTATATCCAGCGAAGAGTTGGGATTATTCGATACAGCAGACGCACCGGCGACAAAAAACTAA